In Prosthecochloris sp. GSB1, the following proteins share a genomic window:
- a CDS encoding TolC family protein has product MKKILATLFLALLPFTAGFASVGNPAVDDSVLTLEQAKKTALENNPGVRQTLARIDAARGVLGQAYAAWFPTVTATGGYIRRHVDIQPDWQPETRFKKDFNDITGGLQLNWLLFDGFSRRARTLAARNGVEEARHVHENSRRLLVESVATAYYQAQLARENMRIAEQNAAFNRSLEKNAKIRREVGSAPRSELLNFSIRSIQAESDSIEAERNYTVACSVLGELMGLSDGKLPCATVPPPDRDGIDDTIPSFETLVSVALEKRPDLQAVESAIEAAKHQKNAVKGAYLPSIALSAGLNYEKQNGIDPVQEERNRYAGLTASWELFSGGKRSAGFQQKKAEEMSLVEEKRRVILSIRSSIRQSIANAEATQAQWRRQQEALSMTEQVRHDIELLYRTGSANLTRLNEAQTDLVRAASLAASSKIRFLLALDKLRTESGQIPETP; this is encoded by the coding sequence ATGAAAAAGATTCTCGCGACACTATTCCTTGCGCTTCTCCCTTTCACGGCGGGATTCGCCTCGGTCGGCAATCCCGCCGTGGACGACAGTGTCCTGACCCTTGAACAAGCAAAAAAAACCGCGCTCGAAAACAATCCGGGCGTCCGGCAGACCCTCGCGAGAATCGACGCCGCCAGAGGGGTTCTCGGGCAGGCTTACGCAGCGTGGTTTCCAACCGTCACGGCAACCGGCGGCTACATCAGGCGCCACGTCGATATACAGCCGGACTGGCAGCCGGAGACCCGGTTCAAGAAGGATTTCAACGACATTACCGGAGGCCTGCAACTCAACTGGCTTCTTTTCGACGGCTTTTCAAGAAGAGCCAGAACGTTGGCGGCCCGAAACGGTGTCGAGGAAGCACGGCATGTTCACGAAAACTCCCGCCGCCTGCTGGTCGAATCCGTGGCCACGGCCTACTATCAGGCCCAGCTTGCACGTGAAAACATGCGGATAGCCGAACAAAACGCGGCCTTCAACCGCTCACTCGAAAAAAACGCGAAAATCAGGCGCGAGGTCGGCTCCGCGCCGCGCTCCGAACTGCTTAATTTTTCCATCCGCTCGATACAGGCCGAAAGCGATTCCATCGAGGCCGAACGGAACTATACCGTAGCCTGCAGCGTCCTCGGAGAACTGATGGGGCTTTCGGACGGAAAACTCCCCTGCGCGACGGTTCCCCCGCCAGATCGCGACGGCATCGACGATACCATTCCCTCCTTTGAAACGCTTGTCTCCGTCGCCCTCGAAAAAAGACCCGACCTGCAAGCCGTGGAATCGGCGATAGAGGCCGCAAAGCATCAGAAAAACGCCGTTAAAGGAGCCTACCTGCCCTCGATTGCCCTGAGCGCCGGTCTGAATTACGAAAAACAGAACGGAATCGATCCCGTCCAGGAAGAAAGGAACCGCTACGCGGGCCTTACGGCAAGCTGGGAGCTTTTCAGCGGGGGAAAACGGAGCGCCGGATTCCAGCAGAAAAAGGCCGAGGAAATGTCGCTTGTCGAGGAAAAACGCAGGGTCATCCTCTCCATCAGGTCATCGATCCGCCAGTCAATAGCCAACGCCGAGGCTACGCAAGCCCAATGGCGTCGCCAGCAGGAAGCGTTGAGCATGACGGAACAGGTACGGCACGACATCGAACTTCTCTACCGCACCGGCTCGGCGAACCTCACACGTCTCAACGAAGCCCAGACCGATCTCGTGCGCGCGGCCAGTCTGGCTGCGAGTTCGAAAATCCGGTTCCTGCTCGCGCTCGACAAGCTTCGCACGGAAAGCGGCCAGATACCCGAAACCCCCTGA
- a CDS encoding PPC domain-containing DNA-binding protein, protein MRYSEAQQGRTFIIRLEDGEIVHETLERFAAEKGIRAAALLILGGADKGSRLIVGPRESRSKPVMPMQHELYEAHEVTGTGTIFPDEDGVPLLHLHMACGREENTVTGCIREGVKVWHVMEVVMFELTGTSATRRPDPEIGFKLLKP, encoded by the coding sequence ATGCGTTATTCAGAAGCACAACAGGGCAGAACGTTCATCATCCGTCTCGAAGACGGAGAGATCGTGCATGAAACTCTCGAACGTTTCGCGGCCGAAAAAGGCATCAGGGCGGCGGCCCTCCTGATCCTCGGAGGCGCCGACAAAGGCAGCCGGCTCATCGTCGGCCCGCGTGAAAGCCGAAGCAAGCCGGTAATGCCGATGCAGCACGAACTTTACGAAGCACATGAAGTGACCGGAACGGGCACGATATTTCCCGACGAGGACGGCGTTCCCCTGCTCCATCTTCACATGGCGTGCGGCAGGGAGGAGAACACGGTCACCGGCTGCATCCGGGAAGGCGTCAAGGTATGGCACGTAATGGAAGTGGTCATGTTCGAGCTGACCGGAACCTCGGCCACCCGACGGCCCGATCCTGAAATCGGCTTCAAGCTGCTGAAACCGTGA
- the ald gene encoding alanine dehydrogenase, which yields MIIGIPKEVKTGELRVACTPAGVRHLVAGGHRVFVQKGAGEGSGFSDEAFMKAGAEVLPEAEDVWAAELVVKVKEPVADEYPFLREDLLLFAFLHLAALPGLAGALLQRGVSAIAYETVSAGGGLPLLAPMSEIAGRMSVMAGAFYLAAHFGGSGRLLSGVPGVLPGNVVVLGGGSAGMEAARVAGALGARVTVVERDRERMRFLDTALGANVRTLFSNDQHIVEELAVADLLVGAVLVPGASAPKLVGREMLRSMRPGSVFIDISIDQGGCSETSRPTTHEDPVYREEGVLHYCVTNMPGAFARTSTEALAGSTLPYVRAIADSGFKGAMRGMPGLAEGLNTWRGRVTNRAVAESLGMEYRRNPFGADGHASAS from the coding sequence ATGATCATAGGAATACCGAAAGAGGTCAAGACGGGAGAGCTCCGTGTCGCGTGCACTCCGGCGGGCGTGCGGCATCTGGTTGCGGGAGGACACCGGGTTTTCGTGCAGAAAGGCGCAGGAGAGGGCAGCGGTTTCAGCGACGAAGCGTTCATGAAGGCCGGGGCTGAGGTGCTGCCGGAAGCGGAGGATGTCTGGGCGGCGGAGCTTGTCGTCAAGGTAAAGGAGCCGGTGGCGGACGAATATCCTTTTCTTCGGGAGGATCTGCTTCTGTTCGCCTTTCTCCATCTCGCCGCACTTCCCGGGCTGGCAGGCGCGCTCCTGCAACGAGGGGTGAGCGCGATAGCCTATGAAACCGTGAGCGCGGGAGGCGGCTTGCCGCTGCTCGCGCCCATGAGCGAAATCGCGGGCAGGATGAGCGTCATGGCGGGCGCGTTTTACCTCGCGGCGCATTTCGGCGGCAGCGGCAGGTTGCTTTCCGGCGTGCCGGGCGTGCTGCCGGGAAACGTCGTCGTTCTCGGCGGCGGATCCGCGGGAATGGAGGCGGCGAGGGTGGCGGGCGCTCTCGGGGCGCGCGTGACCGTCGTCGAGCGTGACCGGGAACGAATGCGTTTTCTCGATACCGCTCTCGGGGCGAACGTGCGGACCCTCTTTTCGAACGATCAGCATATCGTCGAGGAACTTGCCGTTGCCGACCTTCTCGTCGGAGCGGTCCTCGTGCCCGGTGCGAGCGCCCCGAAACTGGTCGGCAGGGAGATGCTTCGTTCGATGAGGCCCGGCAGTGTGTTCATAGATATCTCGATAGACCAGGGCGGGTGTTCGGAAACCTCGAGGCCGACGACACACGAGGACCCGGTTTACCGTGAAGAAGGCGTGCTGCATTACTGCGTGACGAACATGCCCGGCGCCTTCGCGAGGACCTCAACCGAAGCGCTCGCAGGCAGCACCCTTCCCTATGTCAGGGCGATTGCCGATTCCGGTTTCAAAGGTGCGATGCGCGGCATGCCCGGGCTTGCCGAAGGACTCAATACATGGCGGGGAAGGGTGACCAACCGGGCCGTTGCTGAGTCTCTCGGCATGGAATACCGGCGGAATCCTTTCGGGGCTGACGGCCATGCTTCCGCGTCGTGA
- a CDS encoding GNAT family N-acetyltransferase, translating to MHCDRMVTVRGGLPGDQAFLEELEELSFAHDRLSGRSWRRFIASGSIMVGLLDGRPAAAAVLLKRKNSKIARLYSLAVHPRFRGEGLGRELLVHLASTCRNNGLSAIRLEVGTENETAMRLYREAGFQMVGLLRRYYADGGDACRMELRL from the coding sequence ATGCACTGTGACCGCATGGTGACGGTAAGGGGAGGATTGCCGGGTGATCAGGCATTTCTCGAGGAACTCGAGGAGCTTTCTTTTGCTCACGATCGCCTTTCAGGACGAAGCTGGCGACGGTTTATCGCCAGCGGTTCGATTATGGTCGGCTTGCTCGACGGCAGGCCGGCCGCTGCGGCCGTGCTGCTCAAGAGAAAAAACTCGAAAATCGCCAGATTGTATTCCCTGGCCGTGCATCCCCGGTTCCGCGGTGAAGGCCTTGGCCGGGAGCTGCTTGTCCATCTCGCTTCAACCTGCCGAAACAACGGGCTTTCCGCTATTCGTCTGGAGGTGGGGACCGAAAACGAAACAGCCATGCGGCTGTATCGTGAAGCCGGGTTCCAGATGGTCGGGCTTCTCCGTCGATATTACGCTGACGGAGGGGATGCATGCCGGATGGAGCTTCGTCTGTAG
- a CDS encoding RimK-like ATPgrasp N-terminal domain-containing protein, with protein sequence MSKTIVVVSSMEDWSVYAHSDLVYDFETYLKKFQEADQPVQVINLAGGYGYLGRGYYCSLLAEARGHKVLPSLQTLGGFNQPAEFKEFTAFPFLARGAKWPGSMEQDELEIFVVFGMTAEERFEAYAKSLFHLMDFPLLKARLKKRGERRWLVESVKPLTLDELDDREQDFFALALERYHRRIWYRQRSKKVPGYDLAILHDPDEEFPPSNRRALQQFIVAAKNMDISAELITADDFRRLPEFDALFIRETTAVNHHTYSFSREAQRLGLVVIDDPASILRCTNKVYLHDLLTTHAIRVPETRVLSAGSVSMELLESLVYPLVLKIPDGSFSRGVSRVERPVDAMNALERLFSTSHLVLAQQYIYTDFDWRIGILNHVPLFACRYYMAKGHWQIYAHGAGDSRPGEVETVPVRNVPPGVVKAAQRASALIGNGLYGVDIKEKDGTAYVVEVNDNPSIDYGVEDFISGDELYRSIVGEFLRRLFRQHVFRP encoded by the coding sequence ATGTCGAAAACCATAGTGGTCGTTTCGTCGATGGAGGACTGGAGCGTATACGCGCATTCGGACCTCGTGTATGATTTCGAGACCTACCTGAAGAAGTTCCAGGAGGCCGATCAGCCGGTTCAGGTGATCAATCTCGCGGGAGGATACGGCTATCTCGGCCGCGGGTACTACTGTTCGCTGCTGGCCGAAGCGAGGGGACACAAGGTTCTTCCGTCGCTTCAGACTCTCGGCGGATTCAACCAGCCCGCTGAGTTCAAGGAATTCACCGCGTTTCCTTTTCTTGCCAGGGGGGCTAAATGGCCCGGCAGCATGGAGCAGGATGAGCTGGAGATTTTCGTCGTGTTCGGCATGACCGCCGAGGAACGTTTCGAGGCTTATGCCAAAAGCCTTTTCCACCTGATGGATTTTCCATTGCTCAAGGCGCGTTTGAAAAAAAGAGGAGAACGGCGCTGGCTGGTCGAATCGGTCAAGCCGCTCACCCTGGACGAACTCGACGACAGGGAGCAGGATTTTTTCGCCCTTGCGCTCGAACGATATCATCGCCGGATATGGTATCGTCAAAGGAGCAAAAAGGTTCCGGGATACGATCTCGCGATACTCCACGATCCGGACGAGGAATTTCCCCCGAGCAATCGCAGGGCATTGCAGCAGTTCATCGTCGCCGCGAAAAACATGGATATCAGCGCGGAACTGATCACGGCCGACGATTTCCGGCGACTGCCAGAGTTCGATGCGCTCTTCATCCGGGAAACCACTGCGGTTAACCACCATACCTACAGCTTTTCCAGGGAGGCGCAGCGGCTCGGCCTGGTGGTGATCGACGATCCTGCTTCGATCCTGCGTTGCACCAACAAGGTCTACCTGCACGATCTCCTGACCACGCACGCAATCCGCGTGCCCGAGACGCGGGTGCTCAGTGCGGGCTCCGTCAGCATGGAACTGCTCGAGAGCCTCGTTTATCCTCTTGTTCTCAAGATTCCTGACGGTTCTTTTTCCAGGGGTGTCAGTCGGGTTGAAAGGCCTGTGGATGCGATGAACGCCCTTGAGCGTCTCTTTTCGACCTCTCACCTGGTTCTGGCCCAGCAATATATCTACACTGATTTCGACTGGCGCATAGGCATTCTGAACCACGTGCCTCTTTTTGCCTGCCGTTACTACATGGCGAAAGGCCACTGGCAGATATACGCTCACGGCGCAGGGGATTCCCGGCCGGGAGAGGTTGAAACCGTCCCGGTCCGCAATGTGCCCCCGGGCGTCGTCAAGGCCGCACAGAGGGCTTCGGCCCTGATCGGCAACGGTTTGTACGGCGTCGACATAAAGGAGAAAGACGGGACCGCTTACGTGGTCGAGGTGAACGACAACCCCTCTATCGATTACGGCGTCGAGGATTTCATCAGCGGGGACGAATTGTACCGGTCTATCGTCGGCGAATTTCTGCGTCGTCTGTTCAGACAGCATGTTTTCAGGCCGTAA
- a CDS encoding M48 family metallopeptidase, which translates to MNDERQFILRDSAGDIHYGLRISQRAKHVRLRVSPGDGLVIVVPRGFDPGQVPGIVATRKAWIRRALEKTAVPSSEDGELPETLFLKSVGEEWRVSRSETKSLRGSFREQPGRVLEIGFRPDDPEGACGMLRAWVKKKAERELLPWLDEIASSQGFRFGRGVIRHQKTRWASCSAKATISLNMKLLFLPPELVEYIMLHELCHTVHMNHSRRFWEHVASFMPDCRERDRAMKDAFRHVPRFVL; encoded by the coding sequence ATGAACGACGAACGTCAATTCATTCTGCGGGATTCTGCCGGTGATATTCATTACGGACTGCGGATCAGCCAGCGGGCGAAGCATGTCCGGCTCCGGGTGTCGCCGGGGGACGGCCTGGTTATCGTTGTTCCCCGGGGGTTCGATCCCGGACAGGTGCCCGGCATCGTCGCGACTCGGAAGGCGTGGATACGCAGGGCGCTGGAAAAAACCGCGGTTCCGTCATCCGAAGACGGAGAACTGCCTGAAACGCTCTTTCTCAAAAGCGTCGGAGAGGAATGGAGGGTTTCCCGGAGCGAAACGAAGAGTTTGCGGGGTTCTTTCCGTGAACAACCGGGGAGGGTCCTCGAGATCGGCTTTCGGCCTGACGACCCGGAGGGCGCATGCGGCATGCTTCGCGCCTGGGTGAAGAAGAAGGCCGAGAGGGAATTGCTGCCGTGGCTTGACGAAATCGCCAGCAGTCAGGGATTCCGGTTCGGCCGTGGAGTGATTCGCCACCAGAAGACCCGGTGGGCAAGTTGCTCGGCGAAAGCGACGATCAGCCTTAATATGAAACTGCTCTTCCTGCCGCCTGAACTTGTCGAGTACATCATGCTGCACGAACTCTGCCATACCGTGCATATGAACCATTCTCGCCGTTTCTGGGAGCATGTCGCGTCTTTCATGCCCGATTGCCGGGAGCGCGACAGGGCCATGAAGGACGCTTTCCGACACGTGCCCCGTTTCGTCCTCTGA
- a CDS encoding MFS transporter has translation MNPRAVKTVLLLSSGMTVMSGAIIAPALPEISRYFADDAPEVLRKLVLTMPALTIALSAPVAGHLSDLFGRKTLLVLSLVLYGIAGFSGFFLDDLSLLLFSRAVLGLAVGGIMSATTALIGDCFTGSERSRFMGLQSSFMYVGGVVLLLLGGGLAAVSWRGPFLCYLTAFIVAPMAVVWIAGPVRSARARRQHEADPAERLPMSVMATVCFLVFLLMVFYYMIPVQVPFVLQERFGAGSAMTGGGIAFAAFTGALASFCYPLFRRAMHYRTIYAAGFAVVAAGYVVVGNAVNWPVMLAGLAIGGFGSGMLMPNGSLWLLESVPESFRGRAVGFYTAMIFLGQFLSPVLTAPFVSLFSLSGAFLVSAALLGALACCIVLLPFGRAASSS, from the coding sequence ATGAACCCGCGCGCAGTCAAAACCGTCCTGCTGCTTTCGAGCGGCATGACTGTCATGTCGGGAGCGATCATCGCTCCGGCTCTGCCTGAAATCAGCCGTTATTTCGCGGACGATGCACCGGAAGTGCTTCGCAAGCTCGTGCTTACCATGCCGGCGCTGACGATAGCGCTCTCTGCGCCTGTCGCCGGGCACCTCTCCGATCTGTTCGGCCGCAAGACACTGCTCGTTCTCTCCCTCGTTCTTTACGGTATCGCCGGTTTCAGCGGTTTTTTTCTTGATGATCTTTCATTGCTGCTTTTCAGCCGGGCCGTTCTCGGGCTGGCGGTCGGAGGCATCATGAGCGCCACGACCGCGCTGATCGGCGACTGTTTCACGGGCTCCGAACGCAGCCGATTCATGGGTCTCCAGTCCAGCTTCATGTATGTCGGCGGCGTTGTGCTGCTTCTCCTGGGAGGCGGTCTCGCCGCTGTAAGCTGGAGAGGTCCCTTTCTCTGCTACCTTACGGCTTTTATCGTCGCGCCCATGGCGGTGGTCTGGATAGCCGGACCAGTCCGTTCCGCGCGCGCGCGCAGGCAGCATGAAGCAGACCCGGCAGAACGCCTGCCGATGTCCGTCATGGCGACGGTCTGTTTCCTGGTGTTTCTCCTGATGGTGTTCTACTACATGATTCCCGTGCAGGTGCCCTTTGTGCTGCAGGAGCGGTTCGGCGCTGGAAGCGCGATGACCGGCGGCGGCATCGCCTTCGCCGCCTTCACCGGGGCCCTTGCTTCGTTCTGCTACCCGCTCTTCAGGCGCGCGATGCATTACCGCACGATCTATGCCGCGGGATTCGCGGTCGTGGCCGCCGGTTACGTCGTCGTCGGAAACGCGGTCAACTGGCCGGTCATGCTCGCCGGTCTCGCTATAGGCGGTTTCGGCAGCGGCATGCTGATGCCTAACGGCAGTCTCTGGCTGCTGGAATCGGTGCCGGAGAGTTTCAGGGGCAGGGCGGTCGGATTCTACACGGCGATGATCTTTCTCGGCCAGTTTCTTTCGCCGGTGCTGACCGCTCCGTTCGTTTCCCTGTTTTCCCTCAGCGGAGCGTTTCTCGTATCCGCCGCGCTGCTCGGCGCTTTGGCGTGCTGCATTGTGCTTCTGCCGTTCGGTCGCGCGGCGTCATCGTCCTGA
- a CDS encoding (deoxy)nucleoside triphosphate pyrophosphohydrolase: METVGGVHHIGDVVCAIIEKGGRFLIARRPEGKSLASFWEFPGGKVHDGETRREALHREIGEELATTIGIIGQLTPRFHAYADFSLTLVPFRCVLSGPEPEPLEHEELRWISVGETVHYRFPDADLPVLEEYLLINAEGGMQNAEVKKQKAKSGRQKDKRQK; encoded by the coding sequence GTGGAAACCGTAGGCGGGGTTCACCATATCGGCGACGTGGTGTGCGCCATCATCGAAAAAGGAGGCCGGTTTCTCATCGCCCGGCGTCCGGAAGGCAAATCCCTCGCGTCGTTCTGGGAATTTCCCGGCGGCAAGGTGCACGACGGCGAAACCCGGCGCGAAGCCCTTCATCGAGAGATAGGCGAGGAACTTGCCACCACGATCGGCATAATCGGGCAGTTGACACCGAGGTTTCACGCCTACGCTGATTTTTCACTTACGCTCGTTCCGTTCCGCTGCGTTCTTTCCGGCCCCGAACCGGAACCTCTCGAGCACGAGGAACTACGCTGGATCAGTGTCGGCGAGACCGTACACTATCGTTTTCCCGACGCGGATCTTCCGGTTCTCGAAGAGTATCTTTTGATAAATGCAGAAGGTGGAATGCAGAATGCGGAAGTCAAAAAGCAAAAGGCAAAAAGCGGAAGGCAAAAGGACAAAAGGCAAAAGTGA
- a CDS encoding PPC domain-containing DNA-binding protein, protein MASIHRVSSGERWIGRLERGDDLLGALSVICRERDIRLGRVEAIGAVEKAVLGYYHQRKREYEFFTLDGPREITALLGNVSLKDGEPMVHAHVMLSDGKGAVHGGHLAPGTVVFACEVVIEAFDGLSLERGMDEDTGLPLWKP, encoded by the coding sequence ATGGCATCCATACACAGGGTGAGTTCCGGCGAACGCTGGATAGGCAGGCTGGAAAGGGGCGACGACCTGCTTGGCGCCTTATCGGTGATCTGCCGTGAACGAGATATCCGGCTCGGCAGGGTAGAGGCGATAGGGGCGGTCGAGAAGGCCGTGCTCGGGTACTATCATCAACGGAAGCGGGAGTACGAGTTCTTTACGCTCGACGGTCCACGCGAAATAACCGCTCTCTTGGGCAACGTTTCTCTGAAGGACGGCGAACCCATGGTGCACGCCCATGTCATGCTTTCCGACGGAAAGGGCGCGGTGCACGGCGGTCATCTCGCGCCGGGAACCGTTGTGTTCGCCTGCGAGGTGGTTATCGAAGCCTTCGACGGCCTCTCCCTCGAAAGGGGCATGGACGAAGATACGGGATTGCCGCTGTGGAAACCGTAG
- a CDS encoding PD-(D/E)XK nuclease family protein — protein sequence MEVVLGLHLDGQRSRKKQNSFDRLELGPSGFLSQLELYLGLSARRPGKLLRVIRLRKALRRIDNGRRFYSRSLRIDDFGVAAELLEWRDDLYLHGWNGAFMNTPVSQRLADLAQLEACLSRERFAPGNGERLAAVAAALEKFETPVTSVELLEPLERHPPLWRRVLSLLPCRYREPFAGPAAAEGTALHALQHSLLSPGGNFLPGPFGPDASLRAVTADTPLAAACHAAGELHRHDDVLLIDGGESSIFDEVLEAEGYPRQALRSPGENLPALQLLPLLLRLRREPLDVDALLAFLTLPEQLNPIDSALSDPLALTLASFPGTGGPRWRKVIDDYLNRGGAHAVDVVSELHRWIGGRKASYDEPASLEELKTCAELVRGFFKRRKEESEHRALQVLHSGGHDQATAFAEAVDALLEQGETSLDERQVDQLLAQASAGTNVLQPREAGAVPDTSHPGAVGEPFEHVVWWWAAMPLPAQDTVWLTAERLFLEREGIAVPSPEQVLAWDASDWLRPVLAAGKSLLLVLPPEGEERHPLWLKIASILPSLSVEQIESGFDRPGTERKATVPKRSLPKKKAVWKLSGASISPDNVFSPTSLETFVAAPSRWFLEHVARIVPSRRIEPGRGPLLYGNLAHRLSEELATLVREERGTPADFGGWFNSAFDELVRNEGAVLLMPGGSAELENFRFLLGNALQLLTPVLREQGQNGILAEHALEGSVNGHRMRGRADLLLFDLEDKPSVVDIKWGRAEDRRRSMQDGLHVQLLAYAAMVRELTGTWPTLAYFIVKTARLLTAQAEALLPGETVRKLEDEPSALLWRRLLKSFDWRMEQLRRGVLAVCDVAEGAKRRRRIPRRTACLRSRPRNATIPTCTSTDGRRPDETHNLHQRRRGFRQNHPPDGDSQGKAAGKRGGTGRHHRHDLHQQGGR from the coding sequence ATGGAGGTCGTGCTCGGATTACATCTCGACGGCCAGCGAAGCCGAAAAAAACAGAATTCCTTCGACCGGCTCGAGCTGGGACCGTCCGGGTTCTTGTCGCAGCTCGAACTGTATCTCGGGCTGTCCGCCCGCCGTCCCGGAAAACTGCTGCGGGTGATCCGGTTGAGAAAAGCGCTCCGCAGGATCGACAACGGTCGCCGGTTTTACAGCCGATCCCTGAGAATCGACGATTTCGGCGTGGCGGCCGAACTGCTCGAATGGAGAGACGACCTTTACCTTCACGGATGGAACGGCGCGTTCATGAACACGCCCGTCTCACAAAGGCTCGCGGATCTCGCCCAACTGGAAGCCTGCCTCAGCCGGGAACGATTCGCTCCCGGCAACGGCGAACGGCTGGCGGCGGTCGCCGCTGCACTGGAAAAATTCGAAACGCCCGTCACCTCGGTAGAACTGCTCGAACCTCTGGAGCGCCATCCCCCGCTGTGGCGTCGGGTGCTCAGTCTTCTGCCCTGCCGTTACCGCGAACCCTTCGCCGGACCGGCGGCGGCCGAAGGAACCGCGCTGCACGCGTTACAGCATTCGCTCCTGTCGCCCGGGGGAAACTTTCTCCCCGGACCTTTCGGGCCCGACGCCTCGTTGCGTGCGGTGACGGCCGATACTCCCCTCGCGGCGGCCTGTCATGCGGCCGGCGAACTGCACCGGCACGACGATGTGCTGCTCATCGACGGTGGCGAATCGAGCATATTCGACGAGGTTCTCGAAGCCGAAGGATACCCGAGACAGGCCCTGCGGTCTCCCGGTGAGAATCTTCCGGCGCTGCAGTTGCTCCCCCTTCTCCTGCGCCTGCGGCGAGAACCTCTCGATGTCGACGCACTGCTTGCGTTTCTTACCCTCCCTGAACAGCTCAATCCGATCGATTCGGCACTATCCGACCCCCTTGCGCTCACGCTGGCAAGTTTCCCCGGAACCGGAGGGCCACGGTGGCGAAAGGTCATCGACGACTACCTGAACCGGGGAGGTGCGCACGCGGTGGACGTTGTTTCCGAACTGCACCGATGGATCGGCGGCCGGAAAGCCAGCTACGACGAACCCGCATCTCTCGAAGAACTGAAAACCTGCGCAGAACTGGTGAGGGGGTTTTTCAAACGCCGGAAAGAGGAGAGCGAACACAGAGCGCTCCAGGTACTCCATAGCGGCGGGCACGATCAGGCCACGGCATTTGCCGAAGCGGTGGATGCCCTGCTCGAACAGGGCGAGACGTCGCTCGACGAGCGCCAGGTCGATCAATTGCTCGCACAGGCGTCGGCCGGTACAAATGTCCTGCAACCGCGCGAAGCCGGCGCGGTGCCCGACACGTCCCATCCGGGGGCGGTCGGCGAGCCGTTCGAACACGTGGTCTGGTGGTGGGCGGCCATGCCGCTTCCGGCCCAGGACACCGTATGGCTGACGGCCGAACGCCTCTTTCTCGAACGAGAGGGGATTGCGGTTCCTTCGCCGGAACAGGTGCTCGCATGGGATGCCTCCGACTGGCTGCGGCCCGTGCTCGCGGCCGGAAAAAGCCTGCTGCTCGTGCTGCCACCAGAAGGAGAGGAACGCCATCCCCTCTGGCTGAAAATCGCCTCGATACTTCCTTCTCTTTCCGTCGAGCAGATCGAAAGCGGCTTCGACCGGCCTGGAACGGAAAGAAAGGCAACCGTCCCAAAGCGCTCGCTTCCAAAGAAAAAGGCCGTATGGAAGCTGTCCGGAGCAAGCATATCTCCCGATAACGTTTTTTCTCCGACGTCGCTCGAAACGTTCGTCGCGGCTCCTTCTCGCTGGTTTCTCGAACATGTCGCCCGCATCGTCCCCTCTCGCCGGATCGAACCTGGCCGCGGTCCCCTGCTTTACGGCAATCTCGCCCACCGCCTGAGCGAAGAGCTGGCAACGCTCGTCCGGGAAGAACGTGGAACGCCCGCCGATTTCGGCGGCTGGTTCAACAGTGCGTTCGATGAACTGGTCCGGAATGAAGGCGCGGTACTCCTGATGCCTGGCGGAAGCGCTGAACTGGAGAATTTCCGCTTCCTTCTCGGAAACGCGCTCCAACTGCTCACTCCCGTGCTTCGGGAACAGGGCCAAAACGGCATTCTGGCGGAGCACGCCCTCGAAGGAAGCGTGAACGGCCACCGGATGCGGGGACGGGCCGACCTGCTGCTGTTCGACCTCGAAGACAAACCGTCGGTTGTCGATATAAAATGGGGACGGGCCGAGGACCGGCGCAGGAGCATGCAGGATGGCCTGCACGTCCAACTGCTCGCCTACGCGGCCATGGTACGGGAGCTGACGGGAACATGGCCGACGCTCGCCTACTTCATCGTGAAAACCGCCCGCCTGCTTACCGCCCAGGCCGAAGCGCTCCTGCCCGGAGAGACGGTCAGGAAACTGGAGGACGAGCCGTCGGCGCTCCTCTGGCGGCGGCTGCTCAAGAGTTTCGACTGGCGCATGGAACAGCTTCGAAGGGGCGTCCTTGCCGTCTGCGACGTTGCGGAGGGGGCGAAGCGCCGCCGCCGCATCCCCCGCCGGACGGCATGCCTCCGATCGCGCCCGAGAAACGCCACGATCCCTACCTGCACCTCGACGGATGGGAGGAGACCCGATGAGACCCATAACCTTCATCAGCGCCGGCGCGGGTTCAGGCAAAACCACCCGCCTGACGGAGATTCTCAGGGAAAAGCTGCTGGCAAAAGAGGCGGAACCGGACGGCATCATCGCCACGACCTTCACCAACAAGGCGGCCGCTGA